A region of the Gallaecimonas mangrovi genome:
TTGCCGGTTTCAGACACCGAGCTTGCCTGGTTGGGCTTAAGTAGCGGCAGTGACAGCGGCGTTACCATTGATTTGGCCGATACCGTGGCCGGGTTTGCCCACCACTGGCCTGCCAAGTTGGTGCAAAGCTCCGGTGTGCTCGACGCCCAGTCGCGGATGAGCTTTATCATTGCCGAAGTGGCCAATCCGTATCAGCCCACTATACAGGGGCGGCCCTGGCTAAAATTCGGCACCTTTGTTGAGGCGTCGCTGCGCTCAGGCATTAAGCGCCAGTTAGTGGTCCTGCCAAAAGATGCGGTGCGTGGCGATCAGGTGGTGTTGGTGGATGAAAAAGACCAAATTCACCATCACAAAGTGCAGGTGGCCCGCACCGACCCACGCTATGCCTATATCAGCCACGGCCTGAAAGATGGCGACCGGGTGGCGATGACCTCGCTTACCAATGTGGTAGACGGCACTAAGGTGGCCATTGCCCCCAGCGAGCCTGAAACTGAAAACAACGGCCAACTGACGGTGGGGGCGAAATGAGCAACCAACCTAAGGGCCTTATTGCCTGGTTTACCCATAACAGTGTGGCGGCCAACTTGCTGATGGCGGTGATTGTGGTGGGCGGCATTATCAGTGCCTTTCTTATCCGCAAGGAGCTATGGCCGCAATCTAACCAGTATCAAATTGCCATTCAGGTACCTTACCCGGGGGCCGCGCCGCAGGAAGTGGAAGAAGGCATCATCCTGAAAGTGGAACAAGCCATTAAGAACGTTGATGGCATTAAAGAGGTCCGTTCTACCGCCCGTGAAGGGGTCGCCTCAATACGGGTTTATGTGGAGCCTTCTTACAACACCACCGAAGTGCTCAATGAAATTAAGGTGCAGGTGGATGCTATTCCATCAATGCCGCAAGATGCTGAAAAACCAGTGGTTTATGAAAGGCGCCCAGAACAGGATGTGATTTGGGTGCAAGTTTATGGCGACCTGAGTGAGCGTGAATTCAAGGAATACGCCAAAGCGGTGTCGGATGACTTAAAAGCGCTGCCCAGTATTACCCGCGCCGATGTGCAAGGTGCCCGCGATTACGAGGTGGGTATCGAGGTGTCTGAAGCCAAGCTTCGCGAATACGGGCTGACCTTGGACGAAGTGGCCTCCAAGGTGCGCAATAGCTCCATTGATATCCCCGGCGGCTCTATTAAATCTGATACCGGTGATATTTTGCTACGCACCAAAGGCAAGGCTTATCACGGTTACCAGTTCGACAAAATTACCCTACTCACCCGCAAGGACGGTACCCGGGTGCTGGTGAGCGACGTGGCCAAGGTGGTAGACGGCTTTGTTGAAGACGACCATTTTGCCCGTTTTGACGGTAAGCCCGGGGTGTCCATCGGCGTGGTGGCGGTGGGCAACCAAGATGTACTGAAAATGGCCGCAGCGGTGAAAAAGTACGTAGCGGCCAAACAAAAAACGCTGCCGGCTAACGTCAAACTGTCTTACTGGGGCGACAGCTCTAAGTTCTTGTCAGACAGGTTAGACATGATGCTGTCGAACATGGCCATGGGCGGTTTGCTGGTGTTCTTGGTGCTTAGCCTGTTTTTACAGGTACGGCTGGCCTTTTGGGTAATGCTGGGGATCCCGGTGTGTTTTCTTGGCACCCTGTTGGTCATGCATCTGCCGTTTGTCGATGTCACCATCAACATGATGAGCCTGTTTGGTTTTATCTTGGTGCTGGGATAGTGGTGGACGATGCCATTGTCATTGGCGAAAGCGTGCACTCGGAACTGGAAGAAAAAGGCTCAGGTATCAATAGCGTTATTCGCGGCGCCCAAAAGGTGGCCACCCCGGCCACCTTCGGGTACTGACCACGGTTGCGGCCTTTGCGCCAATGATGTTTGTTACCGGCTCTATGGGCAACTTCTTTACCGCCATAGGCTTGGTGGTGATCTGCTGTTTGGTGTTCTCGCTGGTTGAGTCCAAATTTATTTTGCCGGCGCACCTTCGCCATATTCGTATCAGCCAGCAGCCCAGCCGTAACCCCCTGGTGCGCCTTAAAGCCCGTTTTAACCAAGGCTTCGACCGCACCGTACTGCGCTACTACCGGCCGTTCTTGGCCAAGTGCATTCACTACCGTTACATCACGGTGGCGGTGTTTATCGCCATGGTAATTTTGGTGGCTGGCATGCTGGCGAGTGGCATGGTGCGTTACGTGTTCTTCCCCAATATTCCGTCTGACTACATTAATGGTGACTTGGAAATGGTGAGCGGCACCGCGTCGAACCAAACCACAGCCACCCTTAAAAAGCTGCAAGAAAGCTTGTGGAAAGTGGACGATCGCATTGAAAAAGAAACCGGCCACAAGGTGGTTAAACACGTCTACGTTTGGAACCGCAGTGCCACCGACGGCGGCTTTGTGGTAGAGATGACCAGCTCTGAAACGCGCCCCGTTTCCGCTCCTGCCTTTGCCAAAATGTGGCGCGAGCAAATGGGCAACCAGCCCGGGGTGAAAACCCTTAAAATTAACCCCTATATCGGTGGCGACGATTCCGGCGGCGCCAT
Encoded here:
- a CDS encoding efflux RND transporter permease subunit; translated protein: MSNQPKGLIAWFTHNSVAANLLMAVIVVGGIISAFLIRKELWPQSNQYQIAIQVPYPGAAPQEVEEGIILKVEQAIKNVDGIKEVRSTAREGVASIRVYVEPSYNTTEVLNEIKVQVDAIPSMPQDAEKPVVYERRPEQDVIWVQVYGDLSEREFKEYAKAVSDDLKALPSITRADVQGARDYEVGIEVSEAKLREYGLTLDEVASKVRNSSIDIPGGSIKSDTGDILLRTKGKAYHGYQFDKITLLTRKDGTRVLVSDVAKVVDGFVEDDHFARFDGKPGVSIGVVAVGNQDVLKMAAAVKKYVAAKQKTLPANVKLSYWGDSSKFLSDRLDMMLSNMAMGGLLVFLVLSLFLQVRLAFWVMLGIPVCFLGTLLVMHLPFVDVTINMMSLFGFILVLG
- a CDS encoding efflux RND transporter permease subunit — protein: MMFVTGSMGNFFTAIGLVVICCLVFSLVESKFILPAHLRHIRISQQPSRNPLVRLKARFNQGFDRTVLRYYRPFLAKCIHYRYITVAVFIAMVILVAGMLASGMVRYVFFPNIPSDYINGDLEMVSGTASNQTTATLKKLQESLWKVDDRIEKETGHKVVKHVYVWNRSATDGGFVVEMTSSETRPVSAPAFAKMWREQMGNQPGVKTLKINPYIGGDDSGGAIAFTVRGKNLDELTAATSELKAAMAQYNGVFDIEDSLSSGNLEVRLKIKPAAQALGLSLTDLARQVREGFYGAEVQRIQRDDEEVKVMVRYPLSERRSLSNLENMRIRTSSGAQVPFSYVADVELADGYSRITRVDGVRAATISADADKNIVEPAKVIDELKAKVLPKIIAKYPSVSFKMSGEAQDEAENNVELLLGR